From the genome of Perca flavescens isolate YP-PL-M2 chromosome 12, PFLA_1.0, whole genome shotgun sequence, one region includes:
- the LOC114565162 gene encoding trace amine-associated receptor 9-like, translating to MPGEILRRTSCWYFGDFVCLLYNYLSSIIPASSIGDMVLISVDRYVAICDPLHYTTRITVNRVKLCVYLCWLYSVSYCFLFVKDDLTQPGRSELKAARTLGVLVVVFLMCFCPYYSVSLASDSLVNASSASYVLFVFYCNSCLNPIIYALFYPWFRKSLKLIVTLQILQPGSCETNIL from the exons ATGCCGGGAGAAATCCTCCGAAGAACATCCTGCTGGTATTTTGGTGACTTTGTGTGTTTACTTTATAATTATCTTTCAAGCATCATTCCCGCATCCTCAATAGGTGACATGGTGCTCATATCAGTTGACCGTTATGTGGCTATTTGTGACCCTCTGCACTACACCACTAGAATCACTGTCAACAGAGTTAAActctgtgtttatctgtgttggCTCTATTCTGTTTCCTACTGCTTTCTCTTTGTGAAGGATGACCTGACTCAACCGGGGAG atcagagctgaaagcagccaggactCTTGGTGTTCTTGTAGTTGTGTTTCTAATGTGTTTCTGCCCATattactctgtctctcttgcaAGTGACAGCTTGGTCAATGCTTCATCTGCATCCTATGTTCTCTTTGTGTTCTATTGTAACTCTTGTCTAAACCCTATTATATATGCCTTGTTttacccctggtttagaaaatCACTTAAACTCATTGTAACTCTTCAGAtactgcagcctggctcctGTGAGACCAACATACTGTAG